DNA sequence from the Parasphingorhabdus cellanae genome:
GGCGGAAATTGCCGGCAAGAATCCGGACGCGATCAAGGCGGCCAAGCGGTTGATGAACCAGCTGCCGGACATGAATGAAGATGAGATCCTGATGATGGAAAGTGTCGAGCAGGACAAGGTCGGCAAGGGTCCCAATCAGAAAGAGGCGGTCATGGCCTTCATGCAGAAGCGCGCGGCCAATTTTAACGACTAGAGCCTAGCCGCGCTTGACCATCTGCGCTTCGAGTACGGCCCGAAACTCCGCGTCAATTGCCTTGGCGCCTTGCGGATTGGTCAGCACCAGTGTCGTGGTGCAGGTGGCAACGCATAGGTCGCTCTGGAACGCCGCCGACAGGATGTCCCAGGACGCATTGCCAATCCGGCCAATGCCGCTGCAAATCTCTGCATCATCGGGGAAGTGGGCTTCCCGCAGATAATTGATCTGCACCGCCGCGATCAGCCAGCGGTCTCCCTCTGCGCGGTTTTCCATACCCATGGACCGGTTGAAGCGGACCCGCCCATTTTCGAACAGATCGGCCATCGCGACATTGTTGATATGACCGAGCAGGTCCATATCACCAAAGCGCGTCTGTGTGACATTGGAAAAAGGATAGCTCGCCTTTGACAGCTGCCAGGCTTCCGGTTTGGACATGCTTTGCTCTTTGACCTTGCGACTGAGGCCTTAGTTCATTTTGGCCAGCAGGTCGTTTTGCAGATGCTTGCAAAGCCACAGATAGGCCAGACCGGAAAGGCCGTAGATCATGGCCGTAAAGCGCAATGCATCCCGCACGCCTTCACCCGTGGCCTGACGACATGCCTCCAACATGGCTTGGCTGCCCGCGGCCAATATGTCTTCATTGGTTCCTTTGCACAGCTCCAGTGTCATCTGGCTGCTCATAGCGGCACTCTCAACATAGGATGCCGAAAGGAAGTCGCTAATCGCGCCAACAAATAGAGGGCCAAGACCATATCCGATCAGGTTGACCACGAACAGCAATATGGCAATCGCTGTCGCTCGGGCTTTCACATCAACCACGCCTTGGGCAATGGTATATTGCGATCCGAGATAGGTGTAGTGCAGGAAC
Encoded proteins:
- a CDS encoding acyl-CoA thioesterase; the protein is MSKPEAWQLSKASYPFSNVTQTRFGDMDLLGHINNVAMADLFENGRVRFNRSMGMENRAEGDRWLIAAVQINYLREAHFPDDAEICSGIGRIGNASWDILSAAFQSDLCVATCTTTLVLTNPQGAKAIDAEFRAVLEAQMVKRG